A portion of the Toxoplasma gondii ME49 chromosome VIIb, whole genome shotgun sequence genome contains these proteins:
- a CDS encoding hypothetical protein (encoded by transcript TGME49_258180~Predicted trans-membrane domain (TMHMM2.0):12-35), with amino-acid sequence MDFVSVVASLRAFVRRLYMVVVNVVMSLITGMSELELLLSRYPFFSAGHKPSALTDKTVPCESPSDGPETCRLALARQLVEIEEFLRTRSSSTGIEAGLYSSTLPVEDLCQLICAECSVRSPAHREHLVDILRRIRRKQEAAVSIKARASEHFDPTCSESHRRLEHIWRLFFEKPLPPSFHCCSSFVGKPERRRQVSSTKSSSLHACSSSTTVLYSSSPSCAFPSFETHVPTSAAVCSGERGLVCLSQSENSVSPRGSSSEPARAALPGKDWKSVSSMPSTDKVESSRLSSSVEASFEGQESSWGELGFQHPLHDFRGAGCLGADCLLFLGQRFPEVAQRLLQDSHDEQFWMPFAATSINVVGWLLDMMDRRLLDVFLFACDETSFAADSAFEKVSKTSKFYSLTKQSDAHAASEDLTQDMEKPAETVDALAVPEVFFVLYAAVFTKFCQFWRSRQPENILQFGMVSMDFRERLKQAFKEFVSGREGGNMSAWEYFLESGVPEKRGRIYHTSEEVLHDIRACVEDRLHVTGNGKESVQSSPRRQEGTSPVNARRQTENCRLLRLVNAHMET; translated from the exons ATGGAttttgtctctgtcgtcgcGTCCCTGCGCGCGTTTGTGCGGCGGCTGTACATGGTGGTGGTCAACGTCGTTATGTCTCTGATTACGG GCATGTCTGAGCTGGAGCTTCTTCTCAGCCGAtatcctttcttttctgcgggTCACAAACCTTCTGCCTTGACCGACAAAACTGTGCCATGCGAGTCACCCTCAGACGGCCCGGAAACCTGCAGGCTAGCCCTCGCTCGACAGTTGGTTGAGATAGAAGAGTTCCTCAGGACGCGTTCGTCGTCAACA GGCATCGAGGCCGGGCTTTACAGCTCGACCCTGCCAGTGGAGGATTTGTGTCAACTTATCTGCGCCGAGTGCTCGGTGCGGTCGCCTGCTCATCGCGAGCATCTCGTGGACATTCTGCGAAGGATCCGACGGAAACAAGAAGCAGCAGTTTCCATCAAGGCACGCGCGAGCGAGCACTTCGATCCAACTTGCTCCGAGAGCCACAGA CGGCTGGAGCACATCTGGCGTTTGTTCTTCGAGAAACCTCTACCTCCTTCATTTCACTGCTGCTCCTCGTTTGTGGGGAAACCTGAGAGAAGGCGCCAAGTGTCAAGCACGAagtcctcgtctctccacgcCTGCTCGTCGTCAACGACTGTACTTTACTCCTCGTCCCCCAGTTGTGCGTTTCCAAGCTTCGAGACTCATGTGCCGACCTCAGCCGCAGTCTGTTCTGGAGAAAGAGGCCTTGTGTGCTTGTCGCAATCAGAGAActcagtgtctcctcgtggCTCTTCTTCGGAGCCCGCGCGAGCCGCGCTGCCAGGGAAGGACTGGAAAAGTGTCAGCTCAATGCCTTCAACAGACAAGGTCGAAAGCTCCCGTTTGTCTAGCTCTGTGGAGGCCTCCTTCGAAGGGCAGGAGTCTTCCTGGGGAGAGCTGGGCTTTCAGCATCCGCTGCACGATTTCCGGGGAGCAGGCTGTCTAGGGGCAGactgtctgctttttcttggTCAGCGGTTTCCTGAGGTGGCACAGCGGCTTCTCCAAGACAGCCACGATGAACAGTTTTGGATGCCCTTCGCTGCCACAA GCATCAATGTCGTCGGGTGGCTTCTCGACATGATGGatcgtcgtcttctcgacGTATTTCTCTTTGCATGCGATGAGACAAGCTTCGCCGCAGACAGTGCATTTGAAAAAGTGTCAAAGACCTCGAAGTTCTACTCGCTGACCAAGCAGTCTGACGCACATGCAGCGAGTGAAGACCTCACGCAGGACATGGAGAAACCAGCAGAAACAGTCGACGCCTTGGCCGTGCCCGAGGTGTTTTTTGTCCTGTATGCCGCCGTCTTCACCAAGTTTTGCCAATTCTGGAGGAGCAGGCAGCCCGAAAATATTCTGCAGTTCGGCATG GTGTCTATGGACTTTCGAGAGCGATTAAAGCAAGCCTTCAAGG AGTTTGTGTCAggccgagaaggcggaaacATGAGCGCGTGGGAGTACTTTTTGGAGTCAGGTGTTCCTgaaaaaagaggcagaaTCTACCACACTTCAGAGGAAGTGCTTCACGATATCAGAGCCTGTGTAGAAGACCGTCTACACGTAACGGGGAACGGCAAAGAGTCCGTCCAGTCATCCCCTCGTAGACAGGAGGGGACATCCCCAGTGAATGCTAGAAGGCAAACCGAAAATTGTCGGTTGCTTCGACTCGTGAATGCACACATGGAAACGTAG